The following nucleotide sequence is from Acinetobacter equi.
ATACGCTTTGATAAAGCCACGGTTGTTCCAGTCTTGAACCAATGCAAAGAATGCTTTGAAATCGTCAAAGTTATCTACATCAGGAGTCACAGAACCAATTGCTTTATACACTTGCGCCAAGATCGAACCACCAAGACGGAATTGACCTTTAGATAAATCAATACGTACAAGTACAGATTCTAAGTTTTTAAGTTCAGGAGTAAGTGTTTTACGTACATCTGTTACAGGTGCAAATGCTGTGATTACGCCAGACATTGGAGAAGTCACAGATTTGTCGATGCCGTCATCATTCCAAGTGGTACGCATAGATAAAGAATCTTTACCTACAGGAATTGCAATACCTAAAGCAGGACACATTTCCATACCGATGGCTTTAACACCTTCGAATAATGCTTGGTCTTCACCTTGTTGACCTGCAGCCGCCATCCAGTTTGCAGACAATTTAATGTCACTGATTTGATCAATTTTTGCAGACATGATGTTTGAGATTGATTCAGCAACAGATAAACGTGCTGATGCAGCAGGATTTAACAATGCTACAGGTGGACGTTCACCCATTGCCATTGCTTCACCTGTGTAACCCACAAGACTTGTTGTCGTTACCGCAGCATCTGCAACAGGAACCTGCCATGGACCCACAAACTGATCACGAGCAACCATACCTGTAATCGAACGGTCACCAATGGTAATTAAGAACGATTTAGATGCAACAGTTGGGTTCTTCAAAACACGATAAATTGCATCTTTAAGGTCTGTTACCTTTTCTGCTGTGAAGTCATCACCTTTACGCTCAATTGTTTCATATGAACGGCTCATGCGTGGTGTACCACCAAGCATCACTTGCATTGGCATATCCACAGCTTTGTTTTCAAACAATGGATCTTCAACAGTTAAGTGACGTGCTTCAGTCGCTTCACCCAATACCGCAAACGGACAACGTTCACGTGCACAAAGTGATTCGAACAATTCAAGCGATGATGGACGAATTGCCAATACATAACGTTCTTGCGCTTCATTCGACCAAATCTCCATTGGAGACATGCCTTTTTCAAGCGATGGAATTTTACGAAGATCAAGAATTGCACCTAATTCATGGTCGTTCACAAGTTCAGGCATTGCATTTGAGATACCGCCCGCACCTACGTCATGTACAGATACGATTGGGTTGTGATCTTCCATTCTCCAACAAGCATCAATAACTTCTTGGCAACGGCGTTCCATTTCTGGATTTTCACGTTGTACAGATGCGAAATCTAGGTTCTCACCTAATTTACCGCTATCGACAGAAGATGCTGCACCACCGCCTAAACCAATAAGCATTGCAGGGCCACCAAGAACGATGAGTAAATCGCCCGGTTGGATTGCATCTTTTTCTACATGGTCAGGACGAATGTTACCGTAACCACCTGCAATCATAATTGGCTTATGGAAGCCTTTTACATCGCCATTTACATTTTGTTCAAATGTACGGAAGTAACCATTTAATGCAGGACGACCAAATTCATTGTTAAATGCTGCACCGCCCAATGGTCCTTCAATCATAATTTGAAGTGGTGATGCCATACGTGAAGGTTTACCGTAGTTTTCTTCCCAAGGTTGTTCAAAACCAGGAATATTCAAGTTAGAAACAGTAAAGCCTGTTAAGCCTGCTTTTGGCTTACCACCACGACCTGTTGCACCTTCATCACGAATTTCACCACCAGAACCTGTCGCTGCACCTGCAAATGGTGCAATTGCTGTAGGATGGTTATGAGTTTCCACTTTCATTAAGATGTGAGCAGCTTGACTCTTATATTTATAAACGTGTTGACCGTTTTCTTCTTGAGTCGGATAAAAACGTTGCGTATCAAAACCAACAATAACTGATGCATTATCTTTATAAGCAGATAATACATCTGTAGGTGATTCTTTATACGTATTTTTAATCATTTGGAACAATGACAATGGTTGTACTTCACCATCAATTGTCCACTCTGAACCAAAGATTTTATGACGACAATGTTCAGAATTTGCTTGAGCAAACATCATCAATTCAATATCGTGTGGATTGCGACCAAGCTTAATAAATGCTTCTGTTAAATAGTCAATTTCTTCATCAGATAAAGCAAAACCAAATTCTGAGTTAGCTTTAACTAATGCATCTTTACCTTGACCTAAAATATCAATGCTATTTAAAGGCTTTGGTTCCGTTTCAGTGAATAATGCTGCTGCATCATCAATATGATTAAAAACACTTTCAGTCATACGATCATGCAGAACTTGTTTTACTTCATTCGAAACTTCTTTTACGCCCTTTAAAATAAATAAAACACCGCGTTCAAGTCGTTGAACCGGTGTATTACAATTCGCGAAAATATCTGTCGCTTTAGAAGACCACGGAGATATTGTTCCTATTCGTGGCGTGACTAAAATCTGGACTTCATCACTTGCAGCTTGGTTTAATTGATAGCTATGACCATCATTTAATAGCTGTAAAGCAGATTGTTGCTGTTGCTCGTCTAGCGGTTGATTAAACAGATAGACCCATTGGCTTTCTATTGATTGGACTGAACTAATTGACGCTAAGCGTGCTAATAGTTGAGTTTTCTTAAAAGTAGAATGTGCGGGTGCACCGGCCACGATAAACATGCTGATTTTGGCTCCACGGGATGGTCTTAAAACCATGCCACAATGTGACTTTGAAGAGAGTGCGTATTCTACTTCGATTTATAGAAATCGGCTAGATGAAAAAACAGATTTATCTTGCTTAATTCAGCATGTTTTCTTTAAAAATTCTTTATTTTTCACATAAAAAAATTGAATGCTTATGAATTAACCTGTATACACAAGCATCTAAATCTGTAATTTTAAAGGAAATAAATATTCAAAAAATTACATTACACTAATTTATAAAAACAGATAAAAGGCTCTTTAATTATCAAAATTAAAAAGCCTTTTATTTAAAGAACTTTAAATCATTATTTTTCAAGATCTTTAATCAAATGTAAAATAGCTTTACCTGCTAAAGTTAAACTATTTGTATCAATAATATCTATTGTATCGCACTCTTTATGATAACAAGGTGCAAACTCTAGCTCATCTCCATTTAATTTTTCATTAAAGAATGTAAGAGACGTTACTGGGACTTTCCCTATAAAAGCAACAGTATCACTTGCTGTAATAATAGAAATATCTTCTTTCATTGCCACATTTTGTTCTTTCGCAAATGCTTTTAAACTATTTTCTAAAGCAATATCTTCAGGATGTGAAGGAATAGCTCTCAATCCTTCTAACAGCGATGTATATTCTTCTTTTTTAACGCCAAGCTCTTTCAACATTTTTTCCATTTCATTAATAGATGATTTATCTGCATCAATGATTTGCATTGTTGGATCTTTTGTTCCCACCATATCAACATTGATATACGCTTTTATATTTTTAAGTTGCTCATGGCTTAATGATTTTACAAAAGCTTGAGAACCTGCAATACCGACTTCTTCAGAATCCCAAAATGCAAAATAAATGGTCGATTTTAATTTAGTTTTAGATTCTTTTAGCTGTTGAATTAGCTCTAACAATAATACAACACCTGAAGCATTATCATTAATCCCAGCACCAAACTCGACTGAATCGTAATGAGCGCCAATAACAATAATTGGATTATTCGAGGACGCCCCCTGCATTTTAACAATAATATTCTGCCCTGTTACATCATCTCTATTTTTAAATGTTTGAACTTCTGCGCGATATCCCGTTTTTTTAATTTGCTCTAGAATATATTCTCCGCTAGCTAAACCACCTGCTGTTCCTGTTGCACGATTATGATCATTCTCATCAGCAATTTTTTGAAAAGCTTGTAGATGTTGCATCATCTTTTGGCTATTCAATTGTATTTCTGGTGCTACAACTTTTTCTTCTTGAACAACTTTTGGTTTTTGCTCCTCACTTTTTTGACATGCTGTCATTGTAAAAGCACAGCTCATCGCCAATGCAGATAAAACCGAAATACGTTGAATATGATTCATAATTGTTCCCTTTATTTTAAGAAATTAAGGTGCTAAAAAGTAATTATTGGAATGACATTTTTAGCTTTATATAATGTGATAATTATTACATTTTTATTAGCCTATGAATAATAAATAAACGTGATTTTAATGATTTATTTTTTCTTCCAACTTTATAAGACACTTTATGTCGCACTGCCATAGCATGACTTTTTATTCTTTGGCATGATAGATAAAAATGAAAAGAGTAATGAAATAAAATGCAAATGAGATGGTTAGAACTTTTATCTACAGTCCGATTAGGTCGTAAAACACATAACAATGAACCTGCTCGCAGTCCTTTTCATAAGGATTATGATCGTATTATATTTTCACAAAGTTTCCGTCAACTAAATCGTAAAACGCAAGTTCATCCACTTACTCAACATGATGGTATTCACACTCGCCTTACACATTCACTAGAAGTTTCATGTATTGGTCGCTCATTAGGTATGCTTGCTGCCGAAAAAATTAAAGATGAACTCCCTGCATGGATTTCACCTGCCGATGTCGGTGCAATTATTCAAGCTGCCTGTTTAGCACATGATATTGGCAATCCACCTTTTGGTCATTCTGGTGAATACGCTATTCGTGAATGGTTTGATGATGTTTCTCATACAAATTTCTTACAAGATTTAAGCCCAGAACAAGAGGCAGATTTACGCCAATTTGAAGGCAATGCACAAGGCTTAAGATTACTCACTAAAATTGATTATCACCCTAATGATGGTGGTATGCGTCTCACTTATGCAACTTTAGGAGCTTATTTAAAATATCCTTGGCTTTCAAAAACCATTGAATCGCAAGGCGATATTCCTGCAAGCCGTCGTGCTAAATTTGGGTGCTACCAATCAGAAAAACAAATCTTGCTGCAAATTGCTGAACAGCTTGGTTTAATTCAATTAGGTGAAAACCATTTCTGTCGTCATCCTTTGACTTATTTACTCGAAGCTGCTGATGACATGTGTTATGCCCTCATTGACTTAGAAGATGGGATTACCCTCAATATGCTGACCTATTCAGAAGTTGAACCAATTTTCCTAGATTTAATTGGTGAATATGGCATTCCATCTGAACTTAATATGCAAAATACAACATGGCAACAAAAAATAGCCGCTTTACGTGGCCGTGTTATGAAGCGTTTGGTCGACGAAGTTACGACTGCTTTTGCAAAACAACATTGGCAAATTTTATCGGGTCAACTGCAAGGTTGCTTGTTAGATTATTGTGCACCTGATATTTCAACAGGTATTCAACGTGCAAAAGAATTAGCACGTATTAAAATTTTTGAACATCCTCAAAAAGCAGGTTTAGAAATTATTGGACATCAAAGTTTACAAACAATTTTAGATGCTTTTATTCCGCTTACGACACCACGTAAAAACTTAAACTTTAAAGAACAACGTTTAATGGCAATTTTGCAACGTTCGGGTGCTTATTTTGAAGATGATCATTATGAAAATATTATGCAAGTTTTAGATATTATAGCGAAGTTTTCAGATCATCAAGCTTATCAACTCTCTCAAGAATTAAGAGGGAATAAAGTAGGATTAATTTAAATCCAAATAACCGAGAGTAAATTGTATAAAACCTAGACGTAATATTAGAAATATTGTGAAAGCAATTTTGCGTTTAATACAAATGCCCTCTAATATTCAACCATCAATAAAAAAGTGACACATATTCATGATCGGATGTTTAATTGGCGAAGTTCTCGCATTAGAAGCACCAACAGTTGTTTTAAATGTGAATGGTGTGGGATATGAAGTAGATACCCCACTTTCAACTTTTTGCCAACTCCAAAAAGGACAAAAAATCACACTATGGACACATTTAGCTGTCCGTGAAGACGCTCAATTACTTTATGGCTTTTTAGATGCACGAGAAAAATCAATTTTCCGTACTTTATTAAAGGTAAATGGCGTTGGCCCTAAAATGGCTTTGGCTATTCTTTCAACCTTAAGTACAGAAATGCTCATTCATACTGTAGAAAATGAAGACGTAAATACTTTAGTTAAAGTTCCTGGTGTAGGTAAAAAGACCGCTGAACGCTTAATGATTGAATTACGTGATCGTTTTAAAGCAATGGCATCTACAACACCAACAAGTAACGCCACAACAGAACAAATTCAATTTACAGGTAATTCTGCCGTTGCAGAGGCTGAAGCTGCTTTACAATCTTTAGGTTATAAACCTTTGGAAGCACAAAAATTAATTAATGCGGTAAAAGCAGACCTAACTGATGCAGGTGAAATTATTCGAGCTGCATTAAAGTCAATGAATCGATAAAACAAAATAAACTCAATAGTTAACCGATCATAAGATCAATGTTAGCTATTGATCAGAAGAGTAAATATATTCTTCATCCAACAAAAGATTTTTGTTATTTTTGATCTTTCAAAAGTAAAATATCACCTATGCAAAAATCTTAGGTTTCAGATCCATCATTTTGAGGTTGTATAAAATCAGCAACTCAAAGGATCACTAAAAACTGTGGTAATTAACCGTTATGCAAGACCGTCTTATCAGTGGTTCTGAAAAACCAGAAGATCATTATGATCGTGCCATTCGCCCAACTTCATTGGATGACTATATTGGTCAGCCTGTCGTACGCGAACAAATGGAAATTTTTATTGGCGCTGCACGTGGACGTGGAGAAGCACTCGATCACACGCTCATTTTTGGTCCCCCAGGTTTAGGTAAAACTACACTTGCCAATATTATTGCCCGCGAAATGGGGGGTAATTTAAAATCTACATCTGGTCCAGTTTTAGAACGTGCAGGCGATTTAGCAGCCATGCTAACCAATCTTGAAGAAGGTGATGTTTTATTTATTGATGAAATTCATCGTCTTTCTCCTGTAATTGAAGAAATTCTTTATCCTGCAATGGAAGATTACCAACTCGATATTATGATTGGTGAAGGTCCAGCAGCACGCTCAATCAAACTCGATTTACCACCATTTACCTTAGTTGCTGCAACGACTCGTGCAGGCCTACTCACCTCACCTTTACGTGACCGTTTTGGGATTGTGCAACGTCTTGAGTTTTACTCTGTAGATGACTTGACACATATTGTGTCTCGTTCAGCAAACTTAATGGATGTTCCAATGACCGATGATGGTGCAAAAGAAATTGCCCGTCGTGCGCGTGGTACACCGCGTATTGCCAACCGTTTATTACGTCGTGTACGTGATTATGCACAAGTTAAAGGAACTGGCGAAGTTACTCAAGAAATGGCTCAACGTGCATTAGATATGTTAAATGTCGATAAAGATGGATTAGACACTTTAGACCGTCGCTATTTATCTATGCTACTTGAACGTTTTGATGGCGGACCTGCGGGTGTAGAAGCATTAGCAGCGGCAATGGCAGAAGATTCCGGTACTCTAGAAGATGTGATTGAGCCTTATTTAATTCAGCAAGGTTATGCTATGCGTACAGCACGTGGACGTATTGCAACAAATATGGCGTATTTACAATTTGGACTAACGCCACCAGAACCAAAGGACAAATAATCAAAAAGGGAGAGAAATCTCCCTTTTTACTTCAGATAAAAGCAAACATCATTTAAAATTAGACCATAGAAAACCAAATATACGACTAACAATGCTATTAGAAATTCAAATTTTAAATAAAATTCAACAGCAATACAAAGAACTGATTGCTCATCCTCATAAAATTCAGAATATTCGTAGAAATATACCAATTTCAGACTTTTCATATGATGAAAGATTATTTTTAGACGATCTATTATTAGATTCTGAATACGTAAATTTATTACTCACCATAACATTTAAGGATTTATTAAATAACGTAGATATTGAACTTAAAGATGACACAACATACTTGGAAATAATTAAGCAAAATCCAAGTAATTTTGCAATTTCAAAAATCACATTCAATATTATTGATGGATTTCTTTGGTTGAATTTATATTTTCAAGAAGACATAGAGTCATTAGTCAAAAATTTTTCTGAGCAAAATCAAAATGACAAAAATAAAAAAATATTTTTTTCAATTCTTTCAATTATCAGTATATTACTATGTGTATACATGATCAGCACCGCACACATTTGGTCATCAACATTATATATTTATATGATTATTATTGTTGGAAGCCTATCATTTCATTATCTTTGGAACACGTATGTACCTAAATCAAAAAAACGGCAAGAAGCCATTTATAATGAAAGAAAATTTTATGTTCAAGAATATCTTACCGCTCATCTAAACAACTATATTAACGACTATTTAAGACTTGATGAAAAAGTGAAGGAAGAATAAAAAGCTATCATGATCATCATTAGAAAATCTAAGATTTAAAAATAAGAAGACCTAGAAATTTAAAGATATTTCAAATAAAATTTTATAAGAACCATGCGATATTGTTAATACTTATCACATGTATTAGCATGTCTACAGCACTTAAAGTCATACAATCAAAGTATATATTTATACCTTTTAAATTATTTTATAAATCAACAAATTAATTCATCATAAATTCACCTATTTATTAACAACAATTGGAAATCAAAGATGGAACTCTTTAAAAAAATTTCTCTATGTCTCCCTTTCTTTTGTTTAAGTACAATTACATATGCAGATTGGGTCAGTGATTCTGTTAAAAATACAGAAGCTCATACCATTCAAATGCGCCATCATTTACATCAACATCCTGAACTTGGTAATTTAGAATTTAAAACATCAGCATTTGTTCAAAAAGAACTTAAATCTTATGGTATTGAAGTTAAAAAAGGATTTGCAAAAACAGGTGTTATTGGCATTTTAAAAGGTGGTCAGCCTGGACCAGTTATTGCACTTCGTGCCGATATGGATGGTTTACCTGTTGAAGAAAAAACAGGTTTGGCATTTGCAAGTAAAGATAAGGGAATTTACCAAGGTAAAGAAGTTTCGGTGATGCATGCTTGCGGGCATGATACTCATACAGCCATGTTATTAGGTGCAGCAAAAATATTAGCTGCAAATAAAGATAAAGTGAAAGGTACTGTAGTATTTGTTTTCCAACCTGCTGAAGAAGGTGGTGCAGATATTGATAACTTGACCCAAATTAATGAAATTGGTTCTCGTAAAATGATCAGTGATGGTGCATTAAACAATCCAAAACCTGAAGCTATTTTTGGTCTGCATGTGATGTCTGGTATGCCTGTAAATCATCTTTATTATAAAGCAGGTGCAATTCTAAATAGTGCCGATAATTTACGCGTACAACTTAATGGTCAGCAAGCACATGGTTCAATGCCTTGGCTAAGTCATGACCCAATTGTTGCTTCAGCACAAGTGATTAACAATCTACAAACCATGGTCAGTCGTCGAATTGATTTAACTCAAGGTATGGGTGTTGTGAGTATTGGTAGTATTCAAGCAGGTACAGCTGGCAATGTGATTCCAGATCAAGTTAATTTACTTGGAACCATTCGTTCAAATAATGAAGGTATTCGTCAACAAATCTTAGAACAACTTCCTGAAATGATTCAAAGTACAGCAGCGGCAAACCAAGTGAAAGCACATGTTGAAATTTCACCTTATTCCCCTGTCACAATGAATGATAACGCTTTAACAGAAGCGATGATTCCAGCGCTAGAAAAGGCAGTAGGAAAAGAAAAGCTCCACTTACTTGAACATAATGCAAGTGGAAGTGAAGATTTTGCTTACTATGGAAAACTTATGCCATCTCTCTTTGTCTTTTTAGGTGCTACTCCGACGGATCACGATATGAGTAAAGCAGCAGCAAATCACAGCCCAATGTTTATTGTAGATGATGCAACCCTTAAAACAGGTGTAGAAACACATATTCGCTTTGTTTTAGATTATCCAAATGTTGCAGAACAAGTTCAAAGTGCTTGGAAAAATAATAAAAGTTAAAAGATAGAAATTAAAAATCCTCCATAATTGGAGGATTTTTTATATACAATTTTAAAGATTATTTGAGTGAATCAGTAAACTCTTTAAAATCTGCCTTACGAATCATGGCATGAATGCCTTTAGTTTTATCAACCACTTGAGAAACCTCAAAATCTGTTGCTGCACTTAAATATGCATATGCAATTTCTTCAGAAATTCCAAATTCATCGACCAAAAAGCGAATAGCTTCGCGTGTTGATTTTTTCATTGCTTCATTTAGATCAGGATCTAAACCCGGTGTGATCCAAAATTCAGCATTTTCAATTAATGGCTGTGTTAATTGTTTACTTAAAATTTTATCTTTACCAGATTTTAAAACACTAATTTTAAATGTTGCACGAGCCGATCCTTCTAAAGCAGTTAAAGCAACCTCACCATCACCTTGTACGAAATGGCTATCACCCGTATAAAAAAGTGCACCAGGAACTTGCACAGGATAATACGCTGTTGCACCAGCAGTTAACTCATTGATATCAATATTACCACCGTAAAATGATGGTGGAACTGAATGCACAGGATCACTCGTATTTGCAGCCACCCCCATCGTACCCATAAATGGATTTAATGGAAAACGAATTGCTTTACCAGATTCAGTTTTTAACACGCCTTCCCATTCACCATTTTTATTTTGTTCAATTGGCGTAAAAATAGAAACGTTACCATATTTTTCTGGCTCTGCTGGTGATGCATCTGCATGTTTGGTTCTTTTTGGAAATTCTCCTACCAATGTACCTTTACCATGTCTATTTGAAATTACTCCATAAGGAACACGTGGTTGAACATTCAATATTTCAACTTTGAGAATATCACCTGGCATTGCACCTTCAACATAAAGTGGCCCTGTAATAATGTGTGGACCATCTTTATCAAAATCATGTTTTAAATCTGATTTTGTTATATTTTTTGCTTCATCTAAAATGTATTCTGATTTTACACCTTGTGATTTAAAGTATTTTTCTGCATCACGCCCTTGATCTTCAAGTAATCCTTCATGTGAAACCGTATCAAAAGTAACTAAACTTCCTGATGGAATAGTTAATACAGGTTTTGCATCACGATTGGGTAAATAACCCCAAGTAATTGTTTCCAATGTACTTGGTACATAATAATGCCCTTTGTACTCACCATTTTTAAGTAATGCTGGCTG
It contains:
- the purL gene encoding phosphoribosylformylglycinamidine synthase, with the protein product MFIVAGAPAHSTFKKTQLLARLASISSVQSIESQWVYLFNQPLDEQQQQSALQLLNDGHSYQLNQAASDEVQILVTPRIGTISPWSSKATDIFANCNTPVQRLERGVLFILKGVKEVSNEVKQVLHDRMTESVFNHIDDAAALFTETEPKPLNSIDILGQGKDALVKANSEFGFALSDEEIDYLTEAFIKLGRNPHDIELMMFAQANSEHCRHKIFGSEWTIDGEVQPLSLFQMIKNTYKESPTDVLSAYKDNASVIVGFDTQRFYPTQEENGQHVYKYKSQAAHILMKVETHNHPTAIAPFAGAATGSGGEIRDEGATGRGGKPKAGLTGFTVSNLNIPGFEQPWEENYGKPSRMASPLQIMIEGPLGGAAFNNEFGRPALNGYFRTFEQNVNGDVKGFHKPIMIAGGYGNIRPDHVEKDAIQPGDLLIVLGGPAMLIGLGGGAASSVDSGKLGENLDFASVQRENPEMERRCQEVIDACWRMEDHNPIVSVHDVGAGGISNAMPELVNDHELGAILDLRKIPSLEKGMSPMEIWSNEAQERYVLAIRPSSLELFESLCARERCPFAVLGEATEARHLTVEDPLFENKAVDMPMQVMLGGTPRMSRSYETIERKGDDFTAEKVTDLKDAIYRVLKNPTVASKSFLITIGDRSITGMVARDQFVGPWQVPVADAAVTTTSLVGYTGEAMAMGERPPVALLNPAASARLSVAESISNIMSAKIDQISDIKLSANWMAAAGQQGEDQALFEGVKAIGMEMCPALGIAIPVGKDSLSMRTTWNDDGIDKSVTSPMSGVITAFAPVTDVRKTLTPELKNLESVLVRIDLSKGQFRLGGSILAQVYKAIGSVTPDVDNFDDFKAFFALVQDWNNRGFIKAYHDIGDGGLVATVAEMMFASRLGVALEDQSTASLFAEEIGAVLQISKADWAVLEAEVAASTLKDAIAVIGTVNDTDSLTVNGLSLDRSDLQVAWTEVSHQIQRLRDNVETADQEFALITDKNHKGLIAVPTFDLNEEIEAPYINERRPSMVILREQGVNGHVEMAAAFDKVGFNTVDVHMSDLLAGRISLDDFEGLVACGGFSYGDVLGAGGGWAKSVLFNAKLRDQFEKFFNRQETFSLGICNGCQMLSQLAPLIPGADAWPRFHRNTSEMFEARAVNVRVEKSNSVLLEGMDGAILPIAVAHGEGRVVASAEQIATLNANDQVILRYVDSLGNPTQHYPLNPNGSPEAISGVTSKDGRATIMMPHPERNFRALQHSWKPEDWDQDGAWLRMFRNARKFIG
- a CDS encoding M20/M25/M40 family metallo-hydrolase; this encodes MNHIQRISVLSALAMSCAFTMTACQKSEEQKPKVVQEEKVVAPEIQLNSQKMMQHLQAFQKIADENDHNRATGTAGGLASGEYILEQIKKTGYRAEVQTFKNRDDVTGQNIIVKMQGASSNNPIIVIGAHYDSVEFGAGINDNASGVVLLLELIQQLKESKTKLKSTIYFAFWDSEEVGIAGSQAFVKSLSHEQLKNIKAYINVDMVGTKDPTMQIIDADKSSINEMEKMLKELGVKKEEYTSLLEGLRAIPSHPEDIALENSLKAFAKEQNVAMKEDISIITASDTVAFIGKVPVTSLTFFNEKLNGDELEFAPCYHKECDTIDIIDTNSLTLAGKAILHLIKDLEK
- a CDS encoding deoxyguanosinetriphosphate triphosphohydrolase: MQMRWLELLSTVRLGRKTHNNEPARSPFHKDYDRIIFSQSFRQLNRKTQVHPLTQHDGIHTRLTHSLEVSCIGRSLGMLAAEKIKDELPAWISPADVGAIIQAACLAHDIGNPPFGHSGEYAIREWFDDVSHTNFLQDLSPEQEADLRQFEGNAQGLRLLTKIDYHPNDGGMRLTYATLGAYLKYPWLSKTIESQGDIPASRRAKFGCYQSEKQILLQIAEQLGLIQLGENHFCRHPLTYLLEAADDMCYALIDLEDGITLNMLTYSEVEPIFLDLIGEYGIPSELNMQNTTWQQKIAALRGRVMKRLVDEVTTAFAKQHWQILSGQLQGCLLDYCAPDISTGIQRAKELARIKIFEHPQKAGLEIIGHQSLQTILDAFIPLTTPRKNLNFKEQRLMAILQRSGAYFEDDHYENIMQVLDIIAKFSDHQAYQLSQELRGNKVGLI
- the ruvA gene encoding Holliday junction branch migration protein RuvA, producing MIGCLIGEVLALEAPTVVLNVNGVGYEVDTPLSTFCQLQKGQKITLWTHLAVREDAQLLYGFLDAREKSIFRTLLKVNGVGPKMALAILSTLSTEMLIHTVENEDVNTLVKVPGVGKKTAERLMIELRDRFKAMASTTPTSNATTEQIQFTGNSAVAEAEAALQSLGYKPLEAQKLINAVKADLTDAGEIIRAALKSMNR
- the ruvB gene encoding Holliday junction branch migration DNA helicase RuvB, giving the protein MQDRLISGSEKPEDHYDRAIRPTSLDDYIGQPVVREQMEIFIGAARGRGEALDHTLIFGPPGLGKTTLANIIAREMGGNLKSTSGPVLERAGDLAAMLTNLEEGDVLFIDEIHRLSPVIEEILYPAMEDYQLDIMIGEGPAARSIKLDLPPFTLVAATTRAGLLTSPLRDRFGIVQRLEFYSVDDLTHIVSRSANLMDVPMTDDGAKEIARRARGTPRIANRLLRRVRDYAQVKGTGEVTQEMAQRALDMLNVDKDGLDTLDRRYLSMLLERFDGGPAGVEALAAAMAEDSGTLEDVIEPYLIQQGYAMRTARGRIATNMAYLQFGLTPPEPKDK
- a CDS encoding amidohydrolase, which produces MELFKKISLCLPFFCLSTITYADWVSDSVKNTEAHTIQMRHHLHQHPELGNLEFKTSAFVQKELKSYGIEVKKGFAKTGVIGILKGGQPGPVIALRADMDGLPVEEKTGLAFASKDKGIYQGKEVSVMHACGHDTHTAMLLGAAKILAANKDKVKGTVVFVFQPAEEGGADIDNLTQINEIGSRKMISDGALNNPKPEAIFGLHVMSGMPVNHLYYKAGAILNSADNLRVQLNGQQAHGSMPWLSHDPIVASAQVINNLQTMVSRRIDLTQGMGVVSIGSIQAGTAGNVIPDQVNLLGTIRSNNEGIRQQILEQLPEMIQSTAAANQVKAHVEISPYSPVTMNDNALTEAMIPALEKAVGKEKLHLLEHNASGSEDFAYYGKLMPSLFVFLGATPTDHDMSKAAANHSPMFIVDDATLKTGVETHIRFVLDYPNVAEQVQSAWKNNKS
- a CDS encoding acetamidase/formamidase family protein codes for the protein MLKPLALSLAILSMGGMASATFAVENFKVLKQIHDQPALLKNGEYKGHYYVPSTLETITWGYLPNRDAKPVLTIPSGSLVTFDTVSHEGLLEDQGRDAEKYFKSQGVKSEYILDEAKNITKSDLKHDFDKDGPHIITGPLYVEGAMPGDILKVEILNVQPRVPYGVISNRHGKGTLVGEFPKRTKHADASPAEPEKYGNVSIFTPIEQNKNGEWEGVLKTESGKAIRFPLNPFMGTMGVAANTSDPVHSVPPSFYGGNIDINELTAGATAYYPVQVPGALFYTGDSHFVQGDGEVALTALEGSARATFKISVLKSGKDKILSKQLTQPLIENAEFWITPGLDPDLNEAMKKSTREAIRFLVDEFGISEEIAYAYLSAATDFEVSQVVDKTKGIHAMIRKADFKEFTDSLK